In a genomic window of Phragmites australis chromosome 14, lpPhrAust1.1, whole genome shotgun sequence:
- the LOC133889959 gene encoding guanosine deaminase-like, producing MEEAQVVESKDGTISVASAFAGHQEAVQDRDQKFLTKAVEEAYRGVEYGDGGPFGAVVVRNDEVVVSCHNMVLKHTDPTAHAEVTAIREACKKLGKIELSDCEIYASCEPCPMCFGAVHLSRIKRLVYGAKAEAAIAIGFDDFIADALRGTGYYQKANMEIKKADGNGALIAEQVFEKTKEKFLMY from the exons ATGGAGGAGGCGCAGG TTGTGGAGTCCAAGGATGGAACCATCTCGGTTGCTTCTGCATTTGCTGGTCATCAGGAAG CCGTGCAAGACAGGGACCAAAAATTCTTGACAAAAGCAGTTGAAGAAGCATATCGGGGAGTTGAGTACGGTGACGGAGGTCCGTTTGGGGCAGTCGTCGTCCGTAATGATGAAGTCGTAGTTAGCTGCCATAACATGGTTCTGAAGCACACTGATCCAACGGCTCATGCTGAAGTAACTGCAATAAGAGAG GCTTGCAAAAAGCTGGGGAAAATTGAGCTCTCCGATTGCGAAATTTATGCATCTTGCGAGCCATGCCCGATGTGCTTCGGCGCAGTTCATCTCTCCCGGATCAAG AGACTGGTTTATGGAGCCAAGGCTGAAGCTGCCATTGCCATTGGATTTGATGACTTCATTGCAGATGCCCTGAGAGGCACTGGGTACTACCAGAAGGCCAACATGGAGATCAAGAAGGCTGACGGCAATGGAGCACTGATCGCTGAGCAAGTCTTTGAGAAGACTAAGGAGAAGTTTCTGATGTACTAA